One window of the Pseudomonas sp. S04 genome contains the following:
- a CDS encoding DUF3426 domain-containing protein, which yields MTDSFVTQCPHCQTSFRVSHTQLSVARGVVRCGSCLQVFNAARQLLEQRQGQQAAPLTPPPVIPAPEQRAISQKQWTAAELDLDHLDLDEELARLEQREIQPTKEFGQERKPREDSLSARRDSGESEEPWSDSLFSESAAERALTNDDSPATGNVSIDDLDEPHTSSRTEPSLSLVDLDDDEPEAPQLRLEPVEEDARPDQRHERLSATDDDELEDQPQVIEPPRKKRPRNESARHDEVLQDLVDDPLQLDWQKRRSPWGRRLFWGLMVLLAGGALAGQYIAYHFDELARQDQYRPWFQQLCPQIGCNVPSKVDIAKIKSSNLVVRSHPDFSGALVVDAIIYNRAPFSQPFPLLELRFADLNGHLIASRRFKPGEYLNGDLAGLAEMPPQTPIHIALDILDPGSKAVNYSLSFHSPE from the coding sequence ATGACCGACAGCTTCGTCACTCAATGCCCGCACTGTCAGACCAGTTTTCGCGTCAGCCACACTCAATTGAGCGTGGCTCGCGGGGTGGTTCGTTGCGGCTCGTGCCTGCAAGTGTTCAACGCCGCCCGCCAGTTGCTCGAGCAACGCCAGGGTCAGCAAGCAGCCCCGCTTACCCCGCCGCCGGTCATACCTGCTCCCGAGCAACGAGCGATCAGCCAGAAGCAGTGGACCGCCGCCGAGCTTGACCTGGACCACCTCGACCTCGACGAGGAACTGGCCCGGCTGGAGCAGCGGGAAATCCAGCCGACCAAGGAGTTCGGCCAGGAGCGCAAGCCTCGGGAAGACTCGCTCAGTGCCCGGCGCGACAGCGGCGAAAGCGAAGAACCCTGGTCCGACAGCCTGTTCAGCGAGTCTGCCGCCGAACGCGCCTTGACCAACGACGACAGCCCGGCAACAGGCAACGTCTCGATCGACGATCTCGACGAACCCCACACCTCCTCACGCACCGAGCCTTCGCTGTCGCTGGTCGATCTTGATGACGACGAACCCGAGGCTCCGCAACTGCGCCTTGAGCCTGTGGAAGAGGACGCCAGGCCGGACCAGCGCCACGAACGGCTGTCCGCCACCGATGACGACGAGCTGGAAGATCAGCCCCAGGTTATCGAACCGCCGCGCAAGAAACGCCCGCGCAACGAGTCCGCCCGCCATGATGAAGTGCTGCAGGACCTGGTCGACGACCCGTTGCAACTGGACTGGCAAAAGCGCCGCTCGCCCTGGGGCCGACGCCTGTTCTGGGGCTTGATGGTGCTGCTGGCGGGCGGCGCCCTGGCCGGCCAGTACATCGCCTACCACTTCGACGAACTGGCCCGCCAGGACCAGTACCGCCCCTGGTTCCAGCAACTGTGCCCACAGATTGGCTGCAATGTGCCGTCCAAGGTCGACATCGCCAAAATCAAGAGCAGTAACCTGGTGGTGCGCAGCCACCCGGACTTCAGCGGCGCCCTGGTGGTGGACGCCATCATCTATAACCGTGCGCCGTTCTCCCAGCCGTTCCCGCTGCTGGAGTTGCGATTTGCCGACCTCAACGGCCACCTGATCGCCAGTCGGCGATTCAAGCCGGGGGAATACCTCAATGGCGACCTTGCCGGCCTGGCGGAGATGCCGCCACAAACGCCGATCCACATCGCCCTGGACATCCTCGACCCCGGCTCCAAGGCCGTGAATTACAGCCTCAGCTTTCACTCGCCCGAGTGA
- the prmA gene encoding 50S ribosomal protein L11 methyltransferase yields the protein MPWLQVRLAISPEQAETYEDAFLEVGAVSVTFMDAEDQPIFEPELNTTPLWSHTHLLALFEGGTEPGPVLAHLQLLTGGPLPEHHSEVIEDQDWERSWMDGFQPMQFGQRLWIVPSWHAAPEPDAVNLLLDPGLAFGTGTHPTTALCLEWLDGQDLQDCNVLDFGCGSGILAIAALLLGAKQAVGTDIDVQALEASRDNAGRNNIAEELFPLYLPQDLPPVQADVLVANILAGPLVSLAPQLSSLVKSGGRLALSGILAEQGDEVAGAYAQDFDLDPIANRDGWVRITGRRR from the coding sequence ATGCCTTGGCTGCAAGTCCGTCTCGCCATCAGCCCAGAACAAGCCGAAACCTACGAAGACGCTTTCCTTGAAGTGGGCGCCGTCTCGGTGACCTTCATGGACGCCGAAGATCAGCCGATCTTCGAGCCGGAACTGAACACCACCCCGCTGTGGTCGCACACTCACCTGCTGGCCCTGTTTGAAGGTGGCACCGAGCCTGGCCCGGTGCTGGCTCACCTTCAGCTGCTGACCGGCGGCCCGCTGCCCGAGCATCACAGCGAAGTGATCGAAGACCAGGACTGGGAACGCAGCTGGATGGATGGCTTCCAGCCGATGCAGTTCGGCCAACGCCTGTGGATCGTGCCAAGCTGGCACGCCGCCCCCGAGCCCGACGCGGTAAACCTGCTGTTGGATCCGGGCCTGGCGTTTGGCACCGGTACTCACCCGACCACCGCGCTGTGCCTGGAGTGGCTCGACGGCCAGGACCTGCAAGATTGCAACGTGCTGGACTTCGGCTGCGGCTCGGGGATCCTGGCCATTGCCGCCCTGCTGCTCGGCGCGAAACAAGCGGTCGGCACCGATATCGACGTGCAAGCGCTGGAAGCATCGCGCGACAACGCCGGGCGCAACAACATTGCCGAAGAGCTGTTCCCACTGTACCTGCCACAAGATCTGCCACCGGTGCAGGCCGATGTGCTGGTCGCCAACATTCTGGCCGGCCCCCTGGTTTCACTGGCACCGCAACTGTCCAGCCTGGTCAAGTCCGGCGGACGCCTGGCGCTGTCGGGGATCCTTGCCGAGCAAGGTGACGAGGTCGCTGGTGCTTATGCCCAGGACTTTGATCTCGACCCGATCGCCAATCGCGACGGCTGGGTGCGTATTACCGGCCGTCGGCGCTAG
- the accC gene encoding acetyl-CoA carboxylase biotin carboxylase subunit, whose protein sequence is MTAKLEKVLIANRGEIALRILRACKEMGIKTVAVYSKADKELMHLGLADESVCIGPASAAHSYLHIPAIIAAAEVTGATAIHPGYGFLAENADFAEQVENSGFAFIGPKAETIRLMGDKVSAKHAMIAAGVPTVPGSDGPLPEDEETALRIGREVGYPVIIKAAGGGGGRGMRVVHKEEDLISSAQLTRSEAGAAFGNPMVYLEKFLTNPRHVEVQVLSDGQGHAIHLGDRDCSLQRRHQKVLEEAPAPGIDEKARQEVFARCVKACIDIGYRGAGTFEFLYENGAFYFIEMNTRVQVEHPVSEMVTGIDIVKEMLSIAAGNKLSFTQDDVVIRGHALECRINAEDPKTFMPSPGTVKHFHAPGGNGVRVDSHLYSGYAVPPNYDSLIGKLITYGATRDEAMARMRNALDEIVVDGIKTNIPLHRDLVRDEGFCKGGVNIHYLEHKLAGEKH, encoded by the coding sequence ATGACTGCGAAGTTGGAAAAAGTCCTGATCGCCAACCGCGGTGAAATTGCCCTGCGGATCCTGCGCGCCTGCAAAGAGATGGGTATCAAGACCGTCGCCGTTTACTCCAAGGCCGACAAGGAGCTGATGCACCTGGGCCTGGCAGACGAATCCGTTTGCATCGGTCCGGCATCGGCCGCGCACTCTTACCTGCACATCCCGGCAATCATCGCCGCAGCCGAAGTGACCGGCGCTACCGCCATTCACCCAGGCTACGGGTTCCTCGCGGAAAACGCCGACTTCGCCGAACAGGTGGAGAACTCCGGTTTTGCCTTCATCGGCCCGAAAGCTGAAACCATCCGCCTGATGGGCGACAAGGTTTCGGCCAAGCACGCCATGATCGCTGCCGGCGTACCCACCGTTCCAGGCTCCGACGGCCCGCTGCCCGAAGACGAAGAAACCGCTCTGCGCATCGGTCGCGAAGTGGGCTACCCGGTGATCATCAAGGCCGCTGGCGGCGGCGGTGGTCGCGGCATGCGCGTGGTGCATAAAGAAGAAGACCTGATCTCCTCGGCACAACTGACCCGCTCCGAAGCAGGCGCGGCGTTCGGCAACCCGATGGTCTATCTGGAAAAATTCCTGACCAACCCACGTCACGTGGAAGTCCAGGTGCTTTCCGATGGCCAGGGCCACGCCATCCACCTGGGTGACCGCGATTGCTCGCTGCAACGTCGCCACCAGAAAGTTCTCGAAGAAGCGCCGGCACCGGGCATCGACGAGAAGGCTCGCCAGGAAGTCTTCGCCCGCTGCGTCAAGGCGTGCATCGACATCGGCTACCGTGGCGCCGGCACCTTCGAGTTCCTGTACGAGAATGGCGCGTTCTATTTCATCGAAATGAACACCCGCGTTCAGGTTGAGCACCCGGTTTCGGAAATGGTCACCGGTATCGACATCGTCAAGGAGATGCTGAGCATCGCCGCTGGCAACAAGCTGTCGTTCACCCAGGATGACGTGGTCATCCGCGGTCACGCGCTGGAGTGCCGGATCAACGCCGAAGACCCGAAAACCTTCATGCCGAGCCCGGGCACGGTCAAGCATTTCCACGCGCCAGGCGGCAACGGCGTTCGCGTCGATTCGCACCTGTACAGTGGTTATGCCGTTCCGCCGAACTACGACTCGCTGATTGGCAAGCTGATCACTTACGGGGCAACCCGTGACGAAGCCATGGCGCGCATGCGCAATGCGCTGGACGAAATCGTGGTTGACGGGATCAAGACCAACATCCCGCTGCACCGCGACCTGGTCCGCGATGAAGGCTTCTGCAAAGGGGGCGTGAACATTCACTACCTCGAGCACAAGCTGGCGGGCGAGAAGCACTAA
- the accB gene encoding acetyl-CoA carboxylase biotin carboxyl carrier protein, translating into MDIRKVKKLIELLEESGIDELEIKEGEESVRISRHSKTPAQQYYAPAPMAAPVAAPVAAAPAAAAAPAAPAAPVLNGTVARSPMVGTFYRKSSPTSPSFVEVGQSVKKGDTLCIVEAMKMMNHIEAETSGVIESILVEDGQPVEYDQPLFTIV; encoded by the coding sequence ATGGATATCCGTAAAGTTAAGAAACTGATCGAACTGCTGGAAGAGTCCGGCATCGACGAGCTCGAGATCAAGGAAGGCGAAGAGTCCGTACGTATCAGCCGCCACAGCAAGACTCCAGCCCAGCAGTACTACGCTCCGGCGCCAATGGCTGCACCTGTTGCCGCCCCGGTTGCTGCAGCGCCTGCTGCTGCCGCTGCACCTGCCGCTCCGGCCGCACCCGTGCTCAACGGCACCGTGGCCCGCTCGCCAATGGTAGGTACCTTCTATCGCAAGTCTTCGCCGACTTCGCCGTCCTTCGTTGAAGTAGGCCAAAGCGTGAAGAAAGGCGACACCCTGTGCATCGTCGAAGCCATGAAGATGATGAACCACATCGAAGCTGAAACCAGCGGTGTGATCGAATCCATCCTCGTTGAAGACGGCCAGCCGGTTGAGTACGACCAACCGCTGTTCACCATCGTTTGA
- the aroQ gene encoding type II 3-dehydroquinate dehydratase, with amino-acid sequence MATLLVLHGPNLNLLGTREPGVYGAVTLAQINQDLEQRARNAGHHLLYLQSNAEYELIDRIHAARVEGVDFILINPAAFTHTSVALRDALLAVSIPFIEVHLSNVHKREPFRHHSYFSDVAVGVICGLGASGYRLALEAALEQLERPATA; translated from the coding sequence ATGGCGACCCTACTGGTGCTGCACGGCCCCAACCTGAACCTGCTCGGCACCCGTGAACCGGGCGTCTACGGGGCTGTGACCCTGGCCCAGATCAATCAGGACCTGGAACAGCGGGCACGTAACGCCGGCCATCATTTGCTCTACCTGCAAAGCAACGCCGAGTATGAATTGATCGATCGTATTCACGCAGCTCGTGTCGAGGGCGTGGACTTCATCCTGATCAATCCAGCAGCTTTTACGCATACAAGTGTCGCATTACGTGACGCGCTGCTGGCGGTGAGCATCCCATTCATCGAAGTGCATTTGTCTAACGTGCACAAACGCGAACCTTTCCGCCATCACTCTTACTTCTCCGACGTAGCGGTGGGAGTGATCTGCGGCCTTGGCGCCAGCGGTTATCGACTGGCCCTGGAGGCCGCCCTGGAACAGCTTGAAAGACCGGCAACGGCTTGA
- a CDS encoding methyl-accepting chemotaxis protein, protein MIEHLAEESATIGGVLTVIRSIADQTNLLALNAAIEAARAGEMGRGFAVVAEEVRSLAQRTAGATAEIQTLIAGLQQAARLSVDGMRAQVEHAEATASQAQAADGALDKIVDAIQTIADTAVRIADVTAQQSGAVSEIRDHSERIHQLGGDNLLRIGQGRSQGENLLVLGGQLHTAVQAFRV, encoded by the coding sequence ATGATCGAGCACCTGGCCGAGGAGTCAGCGACCATCGGCGGCGTGCTGACAGTGATTCGCTCGATTGCCGACCAGACCAACCTGCTGGCCCTGAACGCCGCCATCGAAGCCGCCCGCGCCGGGGAAATGGGCCGTGGTTTTGCAGTGGTCGCCGAGGAAGTTCGCTCCCTGGCCCAACGCACCGCCGGCGCCACCGCCGAAATCCAGACCCTGATTGCCGGCTTGCAACAGGCGGCGCGCTTGTCGGTGGACGGCATGCGCGCCCAGGTCGAGCACGCCGAGGCCACCGCCAGCCAGGCGCAGGCGGCTGACGGCGCCCTGGATAAAATCGTCGATGCGATCCAGACCATCGCCGATACCGCCGTGCGCATCGCCGATGTCACGGCCCAGCAAAGTGGCGCGGTCAGCGAAATCCGTGATCACAGCGAACGCATTCATCAACTGGGCGGGGACAATCTGCTGCGCATTGGCCAAGGGCGCAGCCAGGGCGAGAACCTGTTGGTGCTGGGTGGGCAACTGCATACGGCAGTGCAGGCCTTTCGTGTTTGA
- a CDS encoding response regulator — MTEPEDPSRERLKQHFAQRVIHQARQILEIWQRLQGSEWSTTDLAELSEANLRLLRFAERFEQPEHTQLAHGINQSLQAVDANRGRLSSGLISDLNRLMQRLSRTGLRQGDQLEQTYLPPLRKPVYVLLQDHDRAERLAKQLEFFGLSAQSLDSVAAFRAAMVERLPSAIVMDVDFEGPGLGLQLAAQAQEGLEHKLPLLFFSLLETDTPTRLAAVRAGGQEFLTGTLEASSLLEKIEVLTCIAQYEPYKVLIIDDSRAQAMYTERLLNSAGIITRTLIEPIQAMAELADFQPDLIILDMYMPACTGTELAKVIRHNDRYVSVPIIYLSAEDDLDKQLDAMSEGGDDFLTKPIKPRHLITTVRNRAARARNLKARMVRDSLTGLYNHTHILQLLEDCSFRARRENKPLSFAMLDIDHFKRVNDSHGHPMGDRVIKSLALFLKQRLRKTDFIGRYGGEEFAIVMPDTDIESAYKVLEQIRRRFAEIHYPAQPQDLWCTFSAGVVDLSEDSDSLMMASQADEALYRAKAAGRNRVQAAQQSRQSATFSTETTDLVITL; from the coding sequence ATGACCGAGCCAGAAGACCCCAGCCGTGAGCGCCTCAAGCAGCACTTTGCCCAGCGGGTAATTCATCAGGCACGTCAGATTCTTGAGATTTGGCAGCGCCTGCAAGGCAGTGAGTGGTCGACAACCGACCTGGCGGAGCTCAGCGAAGCCAACCTGCGCCTGCTACGTTTCGCCGAGCGCTTCGAACAGCCCGAACATACCCAGTTGGCGCACGGTATCAACCAGTCCCTGCAGGCCGTCGACGCCAATCGTGGACGCTTGAGCAGTGGCCTGATCAGCGACCTCAACCGCTTGATGCAACGCTTGTCGCGCACCGGCCTGCGCCAGGGCGACCAGCTCGAGCAAACCTATCTGCCACCCTTGCGCAAGCCGGTGTACGTATTGCTGCAGGATCACGACCGTGCCGAACGCCTGGCCAAGCAGCTGGAGTTTTTTGGCCTGAGTGCCCAGTCCCTGGACAGCGTGGCGGCGTTTCGCGCGGCGATGGTCGAGCGCCTGCCGAGTGCGATTGTCATGGACGTCGATTTCGAGGGCCCGGGCTTGGGCCTGCAACTGGCGGCCCAAGCCCAGGAAGGCCTGGAGCACAAGCTGCCGCTGCTGTTTTTCAGCCTGCTGGAAACCGACACGCCGACGCGCCTGGCCGCGGTCCGGGCCGGCGGCCAGGAGTTCCTCACCGGCACCCTCGAGGCCTCGAGCCTGCTGGAAAAGATCGAAGTGCTGACCTGCATCGCCCAGTACGAACCCTACAAAGTGCTGATCATCGACGACTCCCGCGCCCAGGCCATGTACACCGAGCGCCTGCTCAACAGTGCCGGGATCATTACCCGCACCTTGATCGAGCCGATCCAGGCCATGGCCGAGTTGGCGGACTTCCAGCCCGACCTGATCATTCTCGACATGTACATGCCGGCCTGCACCGGTACCGAACTGGCCAAGGTGATCCGACACAACGACCGTTATGTCAGCGTGCCGATCATCTACCTGTCGGCCGAGGATGACCTGGACAAGCAACTGGACGCCATGAGCGAAGGGGGCGACGACTTCCTGACCAAGCCGATCAAGCCGCGCCACCTGATCACCACCGTGCGCAATCGCGCGGCCCGGGCCCGCAACCTCAAGGCGCGCATGGTCCGCGACAGCCTGACTGGCCTGTATAACCACACCCATATCCTGCAACTGCTCGAAGACTGCAGCTTCCGCGCCCGCCGCGAGAACAAGCCCTTGAGTTTTGCCATGCTCGACATCGACCACTTCAAGCGGGTCAACGACAGCCACGGCCACCCCATGGGCGACCGGGTGATCAAGAGCCTGGCGCTGTTTCTCAAGCAACGCCTGCGCAAGACCGACTTCATTGGTCGTTATGGCGGCGAAGAGTTCGCCATCGTCATGCCCGACACCGATATCGAATCGGCCTACAAAGTACTCGAGCAGATCCGTCGACGCTTTGCCGAGATTCACTACCCAGCCCAACCGCAAGACCTGTGGTGCACCTTTAGCGCCGGCGTGGTCGACCTAAGTGAAGACAGCGACAGCCTGATGATGGCCAGCCAGGCGGACGAAGCCCTGTATCGCGCCAAGGCGGCAGGTCGCAATCGGGTGCAGGCTGCGCAGCAATCAAGGCAAAGTGCCACTTTTTCCACGGAAACCACCGATTTGGTCATAACGCTGTAA